One stretch of Dyella jiangningensis DNA includes these proteins:
- a CDS encoding replication-associated recombination protein A produces MQGMSRSDMYDAPGLFAEPDDLKPLAERMRPRTLDEIVGQQRVLAPGKALRRALEAGRVHSMILWGPPGCGKTTLALLVARYADADFRAISAVLSGLPEVRKALAEAEANFAQGRRTVLFVDEVHRFNKAQQDAFLPHIERGVIIFVGATTENPSFELNSALLSRCRVHVLEAVTPDDIVMALRRALEDNERGLGTLQLEISDDSLRLIAQAADGDVRRGLTLLEIASELAEDHRIDEATLTQVLADRTRRFDKGGEQFYDQISALHKSVRSSDPDAAVYWLTRMLDGGVDPLYLARRMTRMAVEDVGLAEPRAWRMALDAWDTYERLGSPEGELGLAQLAIWLAIAPKSNAAYMAYNQARAVVRETGTLEVPMHLRNAPTKLMKGLGYGKGYQYDHDAEGGIALDQQCLPDALEGMTFYEPVERGLELKLREKLLSLREARSQARKK; encoded by the coding sequence ATGCAGGGCATGTCACGCAGCGATATGTACGACGCGCCGGGCCTGTTTGCCGAGCCCGACGATCTCAAGCCCCTGGCCGAACGCATGCGGCCGCGCACGCTCGATGAAATCGTGGGCCAGCAACGCGTGCTGGCGCCCGGCAAGGCGCTGCGTCGAGCGCTGGAAGCCGGCCGTGTGCATTCCATGATCCTGTGGGGCCCGCCGGGTTGCGGCAAGACCACGCTGGCCTTGCTGGTGGCGCGCTATGCCGACGCCGATTTCCGCGCGATCTCGGCCGTGCTCTCCGGCCTGCCCGAGGTGCGCAAGGCGCTGGCCGAGGCGGAGGCGAACTTCGCACAGGGGCGGCGCACCGTGCTGTTCGTGGATGAGGTGCATCGCTTCAACAAGGCCCAGCAGGATGCCTTCCTGCCGCATATCGAGCGCGGCGTGATCATCTTCGTGGGCGCCACTACCGAAAACCCCTCGTTCGAACTCAACTCCGCCTTGCTCTCGCGCTGCCGCGTGCACGTGCTGGAAGCGGTAACGCCGGACGACATCGTGATGGCGCTGCGGCGTGCGCTGGAAGACAACGAGCGCGGCCTCGGCACGCTGCAGCTGGAGATTTCCGACGACTCACTGCGCCTCATCGCGCAGGCCGCCGACGGCGACGTGCGCCGCGGCCTGACCCTGCTGGAGATCGCCTCGGAACTGGCCGAAGACCATCGCATCGACGAGGCCACGCTGACCCAGGTGCTGGCCGATCGCACGCGCCGCTTCGACAAGGGCGGCGAGCAGTTCTACGACCAGATCTCGGCGCTGCACAAATCGGTGCGTTCGTCCGATCCCGATGCCGCGGTGTACTGGCTGACCCGCATGCTCGACGGCGGCGTCGATCCGCTGTACCTCGCGCGCCGCATGACGCGGATGGCGGTGGAAGACGTGGGCCTCGCCGAGCCGCGCGCCTGGCGCATGGCGCTGGATGCATGGGACACGTACGAACGCCTCGGCAGCCCCGAGGGCGAGCTGGGCCTCGCGCAGCTGGCGATCTGGCTGGCCATCGCGCCCAAGAGCAACGCCGCCTACATGGCCTACAACCAGGCCCGCGCCGTGGTGCGCGAAACCGGCACGCTGGAAGTGCCCATGCACCTGCGCAACGCGCCCACCAAGCTGATGAAGGGCCTGGGCTACGGCAAGGGCTACCAGTACGACCACGACGCCGAAGGCGGCATCGCGCTCGACCAGCAATGCCTGCCAGATGCGCTCGAAGGCATGACGTTCTACGAACCGGTCGAACGCGGCCTGGAACTGAAGCTGCGCGAGAAACTGCTCAGCCTGCGCGAAGCCCGCAGCCAGGCACGCAAGAAGTAA
- a CDS encoding 2-hydroxychromene-2-carboxylate isomerase: MSIVWYYDFVSPFAWLQWPKIKALAAEQPVTLRPILFAGILDLCGQKGPAEIPAKREFTYRYTLWRAQQAGVPLHFPPSHPFNPLAALRLCIAAGTTVAATEAIFSWIWGHGRAGDNIDALAPVAEALGIDDPAKAIADPAVKAQLRENFDAAVKEGVFGVPTLSLDGRLFWGDDAHAFAMACLRDPSLWNEPEMQRVASLPIGAARQP; encoded by the coding sequence ATGTCGATCGTCTGGTACTACGACTTCGTCTCGCCGTTTGCCTGGCTGCAATGGCCCAAGATCAAGGCGCTGGCCGCGGAACAACCGGTCACGCTGCGCCCGATCCTGTTCGCGGGCATCCTCGATCTGTGCGGACAGAAGGGCCCCGCCGAAATTCCGGCCAAGCGCGAGTTCACCTATCGCTACACGCTGTGGCGCGCGCAACAGGCGGGCGTGCCGCTGCACTTTCCGCCGTCGCATCCGTTCAATCCGCTGGCCGCGTTGCGGCTGTGCATCGCGGCGGGCACCACCGTCGCCGCCACCGAAGCCATCTTCAGCTGGATCTGGGGCCATGGCCGGGCAGGCGACAACATCGACGCGTTGGCGCCGGTGGCGGAAGCGCTCGGCATCGATGATCCGGCCAAGGCCATTGCCGACCCCGCCGTCAAAGCCCAGCTGCGCGAGAACTTCGATGCCGCCGTGAAAGAGGGCGTGTTCGGCGTACCGACGCTTTCGCTCGACGGCCGACTGTTCTGGGGCGACGACGCCCACGCGTTCGCGATGGCCTGCCTGCGCGACCCTTCGCTGTGGAACGAGCCGGAAATGCAGCGCGTCGCCTCGCTGCCCATCGGGGCCGCGCGCCAGCCCTGA
- a CDS encoding dihydrofolate reductase family protein: protein MRPLILKMSISLDGFVAGPNGEIDWLFRSSDEGSRCWVEETLWQAGLHAMGSRTYFDMARFWPTANHPMAAPMNEIPKVVFTRQESLDLHAGQTTAALRDAQAQEGAGETPAQSASLKSWAEAEVAHGDLAAEVLRLKQQPGNFILAHGGANFAQSLAAAGLIDEYRLVVHPVVLGKGLPLFSQVATPMDLELRSTTVFRSGVVAHVYRPAKQS, encoded by the coding sequence ATGCGCCCACTCATCCTGAAGATGTCCATATCGCTCGACGGTTTCGTGGCCGGGCCGAACGGTGAGATCGACTGGCTGTTCCGCAGCAGCGACGAAGGCAGCCGCTGCTGGGTGGAAGAAACGCTTTGGCAGGCGGGGCTGCATGCCATGGGCAGCCGGACATATTTCGACATGGCGCGCTTTTGGCCAACGGCAAACCACCCCATGGCCGCGCCCATGAACGAAATACCCAAGGTCGTTTTCACGCGGCAGGAATCCCTCGACCTCCATGCGGGCCAGACCACCGCCGCCCTGCGCGACGCCCAGGCGCAGGAAGGGGCTGGCGAGACACCGGCGCAGTCGGCCAGCCTCAAGAGCTGGGCCGAGGCCGAGGTGGCTCATGGCGACCTGGCGGCCGAGGTCCTTCGGCTCAAGCAGCAGCCGGGCAACTTCATCCTGGCCCACGGCGGCGCCAACTTCGCGCAAAGCCTCGCGGCGGCCGGGCTCATCGATGAATACCGGTTGGTCGTGCACCCGGTCGTGCTGGGCAAAGGGCTCCCGCTTTTCAGCCAGGTCGCCACGCCGATGGATCTGGAGCTTCGCTCAACAACCGTCTTTCGCTCGGGCGTGGTCGCGCACGTCTACCGGCCCGCGAAACAGTCCTAG
- the serS gene encoding serine--tRNA ligase, with amino-acid sequence MLDPALLRSRLAETAARLKETRGYELDVSAIESLETQRKQLATETQELQNLRNTRSKAIGQAKAKGEDVAPLMAEVAGIGDKLKANEAALADVQAKLADISLGIPNIPHESVPLGKDETENAEQLRWGTPRAFDFEVKDHVDLGARHGWLDADAGARLSGARFTVLRGQLAHLHRALAQFMLNLHTGEHAYLECNVPLIVNAETMRGTGQLPKFEEDLFSTHVGDSKRYLIPTAEVALTNLVADTIVEADALPMRLTAHSMCFRAEAGSYGRDTRGMIRQHQFEKVEMVQIATPEQSHAQLEEMVSHAEKVLQLLELPYRKVMLCTGDMGFAAIKTYDLEVWLPSQNTYREISSCSNCGDFQSRRMQARWRNPATGKPELVHTLNGSGLAVGRTLVAVMENYQNADGSITVPDVLRPYMRNLEQIA; translated from the coding sequence ATGCTGGACCCCGCACTGCTGCGTTCGCGCCTGGCCGAGACTGCCGCGCGCCTCAAGGAAACCCGTGGCTACGAGCTCGACGTGTCCGCCATCGAGTCGCTGGAAACCCAGCGCAAGCAGCTGGCCACCGAGACCCAGGAGCTGCAGAACCTGCGCAACACGCGGTCCAAGGCGATCGGCCAGGCCAAGGCCAAGGGGGAAGACGTCGCCCCGCTGATGGCCGAAGTCGCCGGCATCGGTGACAAGCTCAAGGCCAACGAAGCCGCGCTTGCCGATGTGCAGGCCAAGCTCGCCGACATCTCGCTGGGCATTCCCAACATCCCGCATGAGTCCGTGCCGCTGGGCAAGGACGAAACCGAGAACGCCGAGCAGCTGCGCTGGGGCACCCCGCGCGCATTCGATTTCGAAGTGAAGGATCACGTCGACCTCGGCGCCCGCCATGGCTGGCTCGACGCCGACGCCGGTGCCAGGCTTTCCGGTGCGCGCTTCACGGTGCTGCGCGGCCAGCTCGCGCACCTGCATCGCGCACTCGCGCAGTTCATGCTCAACCTGCACACGGGCGAGCATGCCTACCTCGAATGCAACGTGCCGCTGATCGTCAACGCCGAGACCATGCGGGGCACCGGCCAGCTGCCGAAGTTCGAGGAAGACCTGTTCTCCACCCACGTGGGCGACAGCAAGCGCTACCTGATTCCCACCGCCGAAGTCGCGCTGACCAACCTGGTTGCCGACACCATCGTCGAAGCCGACGCACTGCCGATGCGCCTCACCGCGCACTCCATGTGCTTCCGCGCCGAGGCCGGCAGCTACGGTCGCGACACGCGCGGCATGATCCGCCAGCACCAGTTCGAGAAGGTCGAGATGGTGCAGATCGCCACGCCCGAGCAGTCGCATGCCCAGCTCGAAGAAATGGTGAGCCACGCCGAAAAGGTGCTGCAGCTGCTTGAGCTGCCGTACCGCAAGGTGATGCTGTGCACCGGCGACATGGGCTTTGCCGCCATCAAGACCTACGACCTCGAAGTGTGGCTGCCCAGCCAGAACACCTATCGCGAGATCTCCTCGTGCTCCAACTGCGGCGACTTCCAGTCCCGCCGCATGCAGGCCCGCTGGCGCAACCCGGCCACCGGCAAGCCGGAGCTGGTGCACACACTCAACGGTTCCGGCCTCGCCGTCGGCCGCACCCTGGTCGCCGTGATGGAGAACTACCAGAACGCCGACGGCTCGATCACCGTGCCCGACGTGCTGCGCCCGTACATGCGCAACCTCGAACAGATTGCCTGA
- a CDS encoding LrgA, with protein MSTQRWDKVELAASYTLLTILATELLTRLGLVSMFEIPMADLVLSIIATVLVLGAFWFARHSRKLRFAVIAFASATQLVPMVIRQPVLLLPLIGAAVPVGIMLWAMIALSKKGQGRAHS; from the coding sequence ATGAGCACCCAGCGCTGGGACAAGGTCGAACTCGCAGCCAGCTACACGCTGCTGACCATCCTGGCCACCGAACTGCTGACCCGCCTCGGGCTGGTCAGCATGTTCGAGATCCCCATGGCGGACCTGGTGCTGAGCATCATCGCCACCGTGCTGGTCCTCGGCGCCTTCTGGTTCGCCCGCCACAGCCGCAAGCTGCGCTTCGCCGTGATCGCCTTCGCCTCAGCCACCCAGCTGGTGCCGATGGTGATTCGCCAACCAGTGTTGCTGCTGCCCCTAATCGGCGCCGCCGTGCCGGTGGGCATCATGCTGTGGGCGATGATCGCGTTGTCGAAAAAGGGGCAGGGAAGAGCCCATTCCTGA
- a CDS encoding ParA family protein: MILGIFNNKGGVGKTTYLYHIAYSLARRGIRVLLVDADPQCNLTAYCLPDNAVERAWRPDRGNSIFLAIEPLHESMGDIRNRGPLQPNPDHYPTLWLVPGDPALSRFEDTLGDTWNRARGGNPADLRKQSGIYRYVKWAEAQVDAQVTFIDMGPNLGPLNRTTLTSCDDFIVPISPDLFSIRGTQNLGEKLVGWRQEWDIIRTAGQLEDIDLPKGSPRFLGYVRQQYNTRNNEEGMTRGWQIFGGRVEEAVQENIVNKLRPLRQVITWDDGSYDLGAIPNLHSLVPYSQEARKPIYDCTAQDGLMGAHVQRARNTEELFFQMTETIIGLVEEAA, encoded by the coding sequence ATGATTCTTGGAATCTTCAACAACAAAGGGGGCGTAGGGAAGACGACTTACCTCTACCACATCGCATATTCGCTCGCGCGTCGCGGGATTCGAGTCTTGCTGGTCGATGCCGATCCGCAATGCAATCTCACGGCGTATTGCTTGCCAGACAACGCGGTCGAGCGTGCGTGGAGACCGGATCGCGGGAACAGTATCTTCCTTGCGATTGAGCCACTCCATGAGAGCATGGGCGATATCCGAAATCGCGGACCTTTGCAGCCAAACCCCGACCATTATCCGACGCTCTGGCTCGTGCCCGGTGATCCCGCGCTCAGTCGCTTTGAAGACACATTGGGTGATACGTGGAATCGCGCGCGCGGCGGCAATCCCGCCGACTTGAGGAAGCAATCGGGCATCTATCGCTATGTGAAGTGGGCTGAAGCGCAGGTTGACGCTCAAGTCACCTTCATCGACATGGGTCCAAACCTCGGCCCGCTCAATAGGACAACGCTGACTTCCTGCGATGATTTCATTGTTCCCATTTCGCCGGACCTCTTCTCGATTCGCGGCACCCAGAACTTGGGGGAAAAGCTTGTCGGGTGGAGGCAAGAGTGGGACATCATTCGCACTGCCGGGCAGCTCGAAGATATCGATCTTCCGAAGGGCTCACCGCGCTTCCTTGGATACGTGCGTCAGCAATACAACACTAGGAACAACGAGGAGGGCATGACGCGCGGCTGGCAAATTTTCGGTGGGCGTGTAGAAGAAGCCGTCCAAGAAAACATCGTGAATAAATTGCGCCCGCTACGACAGGTCATCACTTGGGATGACGGTTCCTACGACTTGGGCGCCATCCCGAACTTGCATAGCCTTGTGCCGTATTCGCAGGAAGCAAGGAAGCCAATCTATGACTGCACAGCGCAGGATGGCTTGATGGGGGCGCATGTGCAGCGCGCTCGGAATACTGAAGAGCTGTTTTTTCAGATGACCGAGACGATTATCGGATTGGTAGAAGAAGCAGCTTGA
- a CDS encoding DUF6953 family protein yields MTASTDEEKAVALSMLEQYQRYSRLVQSTAAHGIRKNFGDHRVYRNRQRNWGINKGVLEEFRKLTPNDVVWSRSSQTWRQRRDSDPPDKRMVR; encoded by the coding sequence ATGACTGCTTCGACCGATGAGGAAAAAGCCGTTGCGTTGTCGATGCTTGAGCAATACCAGCGGTACAGCCGCTTGGTGCAATCCACCGCGGCGCACGGCATCCGAAAGAACTTCGGCGATCACCGTGTTTACAGGAACCGTCAGCGCAACTGGGGCATCAACAAGGGAGTCCTTGAAGAGTTCCGCAAGCTGACGCCTAACGATGTCGTGTGGAGCCGAAGCTCGCAAACGTGGCGACAACGTCGCGACTCTGATCCGCCTGATAAGCGGATGGTGAGGTAA
- a CDS encoding DUF5343 domain-containing protein, which translates to MNDKSLKPPYTSYRSFQNLIGELREYVRAHQVVPSVIDRSLLHKRSGSEQSALIAALKWFELIEDDGTPTQLLHDYVETDESKSVPMLKSMVEKSYSLITDGKFDLRRATTNQMAEQFRQYDISGSTLYKCISFFLAAAKDAGIPVSPLVKAPVASSNGGAKRKSKPVLAPAPINPVVTPDPHLAQKTPRAPREDMVAIPIPIYGGSDGVIYLPGNMTEKQWTNVIKMTEFILQNYRETMAEQAAEAEEDS; encoded by the coding sequence ATGAACGACAAGTCGCTCAAGCCGCCGTACACGTCCTATCGGAGCTTCCAGAACCTGATCGGCGAGCTGCGCGAATACGTGCGCGCACATCAAGTGGTGCCCTCCGTGATCGACCGTAGCCTGCTGCATAAGCGCTCCGGTTCTGAACAGTCCGCACTGATTGCAGCGTTGAAGTGGTTCGAGCTGATCGAGGATGACGGCACGCCGACGCAGCTCCTGCACGATTACGTCGAGACGGACGAAAGCAAGAGCGTGCCGATGCTCAAGTCGATGGTGGAAAAGTCCTACTCGCTGATCACCGATGGCAAGTTCGATCTGCGCCGTGCAACCACGAACCAGATGGCGGAGCAGTTCCGCCAATACGACATTTCCGGCTCCACGCTCTACAAGTGCATCAGCTTCTTCTTGGCAGCGGCGAAGGACGCAGGAATCCCGGTGAGTCCGCTCGTGAAAGCGCCCGTAGCGTCTTCAAACGGCGGCGCGAAGCGTAAGTCCAAGCCGGTGCTCGCCCCGGCGCCCATTAACCCCGTTGTCACTCCTGACCCGCACCTGGCACAAAAAACGCCGCGGGCGCCCCGGGAAGACATGGTCGCAATTCCGATTCCGATCTACGGCGGCTCCGATGGCGTGATCTATCTGCCCGGCAACATGACCGAGAAACAGTGGACCAACGTGATCAAGATGACCGAGTTCATCCTGCAGAACTACCGCGAAACGATGGCGGAGCAGGCCGCGGAAGCCGAGGAGGATTCATGA
- the dmeF gene encoding CDF family Co(II)/Ni(II) efflux transporter DmeF: MPDPKPFQHSHQFNEGNPLAEKNTLRAVVITSIMMVVEIVGGYALNSMALLADGWHMSSHALALGVSAGAYVLARRLATDRRFAFGTWKIEVLGGYSSALLLGVVAVLMLVQSVEHLVHPAPIHYDQAIPIAVVGLLVNLLCAWLLKDAHHHGHDHGHAHDHASHDHHHDLNLRSAYLHVMADAATSVLAILALVGGKFLGIQWLDPVMGIVGAVLVAQWAVSLIKQSSRVLLDADMDAPVVEEIREVVAEKLPGTAITDLHVWRVGKGRYACILGLVTDQPLSPAVVRGYLAVHEELVHVTVEIAKADAPAMVFCPTKQHALTKSL; this comes from the coding sequence ATGCCCGACCCCAAGCCCTTCCAGCACTCCCACCAGTTCAACGAGGGCAATCCTCTGGCCGAGAAGAACACCCTGCGGGCCGTCGTCATCACCTCGATCATGATGGTGGTGGAGATCGTTGGCGGTTACGCCCTCAACTCCATGGCGCTCCTGGCCGATGGCTGGCACATGAGCTCCCATGCCCTCGCGCTGGGGGTATCGGCGGGTGCCTATGTGCTTGCCCGCCGGCTGGCCACGGATCGGCGCTTTGCCTTTGGCACGTGGAAGATCGAGGTGCTGGGCGGTTACAGCAGCGCCCTTCTGCTGGGCGTCGTGGCGGTCCTGATGCTGGTTCAGTCCGTGGAGCACCTGGTGCACCCGGCCCCCATTCACTACGACCAAGCCATCCCGATCGCGGTGGTGGGCTTGCTGGTGAACCTGCTGTGCGCCTGGCTGTTGAAGGATGCCCACCATCACGGTCACGACCATGGACATGCTCATGATCACGCCAGCCACGACCATCACCATGACCTGAACTTACGCTCGGCCTACCTGCATGTGATGGCGGATGCGGCCACCTCCGTGCTAGCCATCCTGGCGCTCGTGGGCGGCAAGTTCCTCGGCATCCAGTGGCTGGATCCCGTCATGGGCATTGTCGGCGCCGTGCTGGTGGCCCAGTGGGCGGTCAGTCTGATCAAGCAGTCCAGCCGCGTCCTGCTCGATGCGGACATGGACGCCCCGGTGGTCGAAGAGATCCGGGAAGTGGTTGCTGAAAAGCTCCCTGGCACAGCCATCACCGATCTACATGTCTGGCGTGTCGGCAAAGGCCGTTACGCCTGCATCCTCGGCCTGGTAACGGACCAACCTCTGTCGCCAGCAGTGGTGCGCGGGTATCTGGCGGTCCATGAAGAGCTGGTGCATGTCACCGTGGAGATTGCCAAGGCAGACGCGCCAGCCATGGTGTTCTGTCCCACCAAACAGCACGCCCTGACGAAAAGTCTCTGA
- a CDS encoding metal/formaldehyde-sensitive transcriptional repressor — MSHTVQNKKSLITRVRRIGGQVASLENALEADADCDVVLQQAASIRGAVQGLMSLLLEDHLREHVAASNPKALKELEPVMAVLRSYLR; from the coding sequence ATGTCTCACACCGTCCAGAACAAGAAATCCCTGATCACCCGCGTGCGCCGGATCGGCGGGCAAGTGGCCTCATTGGAGAATGCCTTGGAGGCCGATGCGGACTGTGACGTGGTGTTGCAACAAGCGGCCTCGATCCGTGGGGCGGTCCAGGGGCTCATGAGCCTGCTGCTGGAAGATCACCTGCGGGAACATGTGGCCGCCAGCAATCCGAAGGCCTTGAAAGAGTTGGAGCCCGTGATGGCGGTGCTGCGCAGCTACCTGCGGTGA
- a CDS encoding HigA family addiction module antitoxin — MYLIKIDPLMDFDSSELLRSPGEVLLTDYLQPNAMPLARFARRTGIPMTMLRQISLGARHIDAEQALRLSMALEPTAAYWLVLQARYDLALVSALWEGRRPPK; from the coding sequence ATGTACCTCATCAAGATCGATCCGCTGATGGACTTTGACTCGTCGGAATTGCTACGCAGCCCCGGCGAGGTGCTGCTGACCGATTATCTCCAGCCAAATGCCATGCCGCTCGCACGCTTCGCGCGCCGCACTGGTATTCCCATGACCATGTTGCGGCAGATCAGCCTCGGGGCACGGCACATCGACGCCGAGCAGGCGTTGCGTCTGTCGATGGCGTTGGAGCCGACGGCGGCGTACTGGCTGGTACTGCAGGCGCGCTACGACTTGGCGTTGGTGAGCGCGCTGTGGGAAGGCCGTCGGCCTCCGAAGTAG
- a CDS encoding TrfB-related DNA-binding protein has protein sequence MNQRFVGRRLSAAQFTVAVRGLRVSPRNIELARAALVDGVPTSVLAAQSQLTRGAIDRTVRRIYEAHLARHDAPMEWREVHLTVPRSMAERFEAQAAAVIAEHDFARRLEVAVGRQSSGKRGAGG, from the coding sequence ATGAACCAGCGTTTTGTTGGGCGCCGCCTCAGCGCGGCGCAGTTCACCGTTGCCGTGCGTGGTCTACGCGTGTCGCCTCGCAATATCGAGCTTGCCCGTGCAGCCTTGGTCGATGGCGTTCCGACATCGGTACTGGCGGCCCAGTCGCAATTGACTCGTGGCGCCATTGATCGCACGGTGCGCCGCATCTATGAGGCCCATCTCGCAAGACACGACGCCCCCATGGAGTGGCGCGAAGTGCACCTCACGGTGCCTCGTAGCATGGCGGAGCGATTTGAAGCCCAGGCGGCCGCCGTGATTGCCGAGCATGACTTTGCGCGCCGCCTCGAAGTCGCCGTCGGCCGGCAGTCTTCAGGCAAAAGAGGGGCGGGCGGATAA